In Macrotis lagotis isolate mMagLag1 chromosome 8, bilby.v1.9.chrom.fasta, whole genome shotgun sequence, a single genomic region encodes these proteins:
- the HMCES gene encoding abasic site processing protein HMCES, whose translation MCGRTSCHLPADTIRRACRYLDSYGHEQLPEWKDEDKYYPSYNKSPQSNSPVLLSRLHFEKDADPCDRIIASMRWGLIPSWVRESDASKMQFNTSNCRSETMMERRSYKVPLEKGRRCVILADGFFEWQQFRGEKQPYFIYFPQIKTEKSFFSRSVDEEVWDDWRLLTMAGIFDRWEPPNGGEPIYSYTVITVDSCKVLSDIHHRMPALLDGEEAVAKWLDFGEVPIQEALKVIHPVENITLHPVSTVVNNSLNNTPQCLEPVEIEEMPYVSPSRRKTTLYSLPKEEPDISKRSRPTVQKNLTSSKRGSAELMERWLKKHEARHKIPKIQ comes from the exons ATGTGCGGCCGCACGTCCTGCCACCTGCCCGCGGACACCATCCGGAGGGCCTGCAGGTACCTGGACAGCTATGGGCACGAACAGCTGCCCGAGTGGAAGGACGAGGACAAGTACTACCCGTCCTACAACAAGAGCCCGCAGTCCAACAGCCCCGTGCTCCTGTCCCGGCTGCACTTCGAGAAG GATGCTGACCCTTGTGATCGGATAATTGCTTCCATGCGCTGGGGCTTGATCCCATCTTGGGTCAGAGAATCTGATGCTTCCAAGATGCAGTTCAATACTAGCAACTGTCGAAGTGAAACCATGATGGAGAGACGGTCCTATAAG GTGCCTCTGGAAAAGGGCAGACGGTGTGTGATATTGGCAGATGGCTTTTTTGAGTGGCAACAATTTCGGGGAGAAAAGCAGCCTTATTTCATCTACTTTCCCCAAATCAAGACAGAAAAG TCATTCTTCAGCCGTTCAGTAGATGAGGAAGTCTGGGATGACTGGAGGCTGCTCACAATGGCGGGGATCTTTGACCGCTGGGAGCCTCCAAATGGAGGCGAGCCAATCTACTCTTACACCGTCATCACAGTGGACTCCTGCAAAGTCTTAAGTGACATTCACCACAG GATGCCTGCTTTACTGGACGGTGAGGAAGCAGTTGCTAAATGGTTGGATTTTGGTGAGGTTCCAATTCAGGAAGCTCTGAAGGTGATTCACCCTGTAGAGAACATTACGCTCCATCCAGTTTCTACTGTTGTGAATAACTCCTTGAACAATACACCCCAGTGTCTTGAACCTGTTGAGATTGAGGAG ATGCCCTATGTTAGTCCTAGTCGCCGGAAGACAACACTATACTCTCTCCCAAAAGAAGAACCTGATATTTCCAAGAGATCCAGACCAACTGTACAGAAGAATCTGACCTCTTCCAAGAGAGGCAGTGCAGAATTAATGGAACGGTGGCTGAAAAAGCATGAGGCTCGCCACAAGATACCCAAGATTCAGTAA